The following proteins come from a genomic window of Acidimicrobiales bacterium:
- a CDS encoding vWA domain-containing protein, producing MPFSAEISRANPTCFLFLIDQSESMGDNIGGGDVPMTKAEAVADAVNRLLSELSIKCAKEDGVRDYFHVGVVGYGAAVGPILDGALAGRDLVPLSEVAARPARMEERSRRNGRHSAVTTVRFPTWFSPVAYGDTPMCAALTRAHRVLTAWLDEHPGCFPPVVVNITDGVSTDGDPLPLAQALQALTSADGHALLFNLHLSSGRSEPVVFPASDRGLPDDYARHLHRMSSPLPEQMRAAAARQDLFLDEGARGFAFNADISAIVQFLDVGTQVLELR from the coding sequence ATGCCCTTCTCCGCGGAGATCAGCCGGGCCAATCCGACCTGCTTCCTGTTCCTCATCGACCAGTCCGAGTCGATGGGCGACAACATCGGCGGCGGCGACGTGCCCATGACCAAGGCGGAGGCGGTGGCCGACGCGGTGAACCGCCTGCTGTCGGAGCTGTCGATCAAGTGCGCCAAGGAAGACGGCGTTCGCGACTACTTCCACGTGGGCGTCGTCGGCTACGGCGCCGCCGTGGGGCCGATACTCGACGGTGCCCTCGCCGGGCGCGACCTCGTCCCGCTGAGCGAGGTGGCCGCCCGTCCGGCCCGCATGGAGGAACGGTCGCGGCGCAACGGCCGCCACTCGGCCGTCACCACGGTGCGGTTCCCGACGTGGTTCTCCCCCGTTGCCTACGGCGACACGCCCATGTGCGCCGCCCTGACGCGAGCGCACCGGGTGCTCACGGCCTGGCTCGACGAGCATCCCGGCTGCTTCCCGCCGGTCGTGGTGAACATCACCGACGGGGTGTCCACCGACGGCGACCCGCTCCCGCTGGCCCAGGCCCTGCAGGCCCTCACCAGCGCCGACGGCCACGCGCTGCTGTTCAACCTGCACCTGTCGAGCGGCCGGTCCGAGCCGGTGGTCTTCCCCGCCTCCGACCGCGGCCTGCCCGACGACTACGCCCGTCACCTGCACCGCATGTCGAGCCCCCTTCCCGAGCAGATGCGGGCTGCCGCCGCCCGCCAGGACCTCTTCCTCGACGAGGGTGCGCGGGGCTTCGCCTTCAACGCCGACATCAGTGCCATCGTGCAGTTCCTCGACGTCGGCACGCAGGTGCTGGAACTGCGTTAG
- a CDS encoding 1,4-dihydroxy-2-naphthoate polyprenyltransferase, whose protein sequence is MASRWVVGARPRTLPAAVVPVLVGTAVASSQGGIILWRAVAAMVVSVAIQVATNYANDYSDGVRGTDDVRVGPVRLVASGLAPARAVKRAAFAAFGVAGVVGLALTLAVGPELLLVGAASIAAGWFYTGGSRPYGYVGLGEVAVFVFFGVVATVGSAYVHLEHVSGLAVLASVPVGLLATALLVVNNLRDIPTDAAAGKRTLAVRLGDRNTRVLYVGCVSGAFAVVPPVSLARPAALLTFITLALAQRPVNAVLRGAGGRDLVGVLIATGQLQLAFGLMLALGVAL, encoded by the coding sequence ATGGCCTCGCGGTGGGTCGTGGGGGCACGCCCCCGCACGTTGCCCGCCGCCGTCGTCCCGGTGCTGGTCGGTACGGCGGTGGCCTCGTCGCAGGGCGGCATCATCCTGTGGCGGGCGGTGGCCGCCATGGTCGTGTCGGTCGCCATCCAGGTCGCCACCAACTACGCCAACGACTACTCCGACGGGGTACGCGGCACCGACGACGTGCGCGTCGGCCCCGTGCGCCTGGTGGCCAGTGGGCTCGCTCCGGCCCGAGCGGTGAAGCGGGCCGCGTTCGCCGCCTTCGGGGTGGCGGGGGTCGTCGGCCTCGCCCTCACCCTGGCCGTGGGCCCCGAGCTGCTCCTGGTGGGGGCGGCCAGCATCGCCGCCGGATGGTTCTACACCGGAGGCTCGCGCCCCTACGGCTACGTCGGACTGGGGGAGGTGGCCGTCTTCGTCTTCTTCGGGGTGGTCGCCACCGTCGGGTCGGCCTACGTCCATCTCGAGCACGTGAGCGGGCTGGCCGTGCTCGCCTCGGTGCCGGTCGGGCTGCTGGCCACGGCCCTGCTCGTGGTGAACAACCTCCGTGACATCCCCACCGACGCGGCGGCCGGGAAGCGCACGCTGGCCGTCCGCCTCGGCGACCGCAACACCCGGGTGCTCTACGTGGGGTGCGTGTCCGGGGCGTTCGCCGTGGTCCCGCCCGTCAGCCTGGCCCGGCCCGCCGCCCTGCTCACGTTCATCACGCTCGCGCTGGCCCAGCGTCCCGTGAACGCCGTGCTGCGGGGGGCCGGTGGTCGTGACCTGGTGGGCGTGCTGATCGCCACCGGGCAGCTCCAGCTCGCTTTCGGCCTGATGCTCGCCCTCGGCGTCGCCCTGTAG
- the menB gene encoding 1,4-dihydroxy-2-naphthoyl-CoA synthase codes for MPAWAASGTWTDIRYETAEGMAKITINRPEVRNAFRPQTVFELGKAFSLAQDDPDVGVVILTGEGPLAFCSGGDQRVRGTDGYMGDDDVAQRGIGRLNVLDLQVQIRRCPKPVVAMVAGYAIGGGHVLHVVCDLTIAADNARFGQTGPRVGSFDAGYGSSLLARIVGQKKAREIWFLCRQYDAQEALAMGLVNTVVPLDRLEAETVKWCREMLRLSPLALRVLKGSFNAADDGLAGLQQLAGDATLLFYMTEEAQEGRNAYVEKRPPDYSAFPRRP; via the coding sequence ATGCCGGCCTGGGCCGCCTCCGGCACCTGGACCGACATCCGCTACGAGACGGCCGAGGGCATGGCCAAGATCACCATCAATCGCCCCGAGGTCCGCAACGCCTTCCGCCCCCAGACGGTGTTCGAGCTGGGCAAGGCCTTCTCCCTCGCCCAGGACGACCCCGATGTCGGGGTGGTGATCCTCACCGGTGAGGGGCCGCTCGCCTTCTGCTCCGGCGGCGACCAGCGGGTACGCGGCACCGACGGCTACATGGGCGACGACGACGTGGCCCAGCGGGGCATCGGGCGGCTCAACGTGCTCGACCTCCAGGTCCAGATCCGTCGCTGCCCCAAGCCGGTCGTCGCCATGGTGGCCGGCTATGCCATCGGCGGCGGCCACGTCCTCCACGTCGTCTGCGACCTCACCATCGCCGCCGACAACGCCCGCTTCGGCCAGACCGGCCCCCGGGTCGGCTCGTTCGACGCCGGCTACGGCTCGAGCCTGCTGGCCCGCATCGTCGGGCAGAAGAAGGCGCGGGAGATCTGGTTCCTGTGCCGCCAGTACGACGCCCAGGAGGCGCTGGCCATGGGGCTGGTCAACACGGTCGTCCCCCTCGACCGCCTCGAGGCCGAGACCGTGAAGTGGTGCCGGGAGATGCTGCGGCTGTCCCCCCTCGCCCTCCGGGTGTTGAAGGGGTCGTTCAACGCGGCCGACGACGGCCTGGCCGGCCTGCAGCAGCTGGCCGGCGACGCCACGCTGCTCTTCTACATGACCGAGGAGGCCCAGGAGGGCCGCAACGCCTACGTGGAGAAGCGGCCACCGGACTACTCCGCCTTTCCGCGCCGCCCCTGA
- a CDS encoding L,D-transpeptidase family protein: protein MSPRRHRPPAGSSAFRRAFAASAAVLAGALPAVVTASPALAEGTGDGSVLGFGGAPFLGAPAVDSLRSPLVGVAATPSGNGYWLVASDGGIFNYGDATFLGSTGALTLRQPIVGMAARPPAPAPVPVPAGDTSVAVPPADAPAAPTGYWLVAADGGVFAFGAPFFGSTGNLTLRQPVVGMATTPSGNGYWMVARDGGVFSFGDAPFLGSMGGGPINQPVVGMAATPSGQGYWLVAADGGLFAFGDAQFLGSAVGQTLARPVTAMATTPSGNGYLIAGGDGTVFPFGDATSAGSGTGSLAPGTSVAGLAVRLGGGYWLVAGRPVLQLGAVGPGVENLQRRLLALGFWGVVDGKYGTLTTQQVYAFQKANGLPRDGVLDSAELGLLERATPVVPRLNQGRQVEVDKTRQIIIVSVDGKTEWVFNTSTGNGRPYGNGAVAVTPEGHFTFSRQIDGLRISELGELFRPKYFVGGYAIHGSPSVPPFPASHGCVRVTNAAINFIWGANVIPLGTPVWVYS from the coding sequence ATGTCACCTCGCCGCCATCGCCCCCCGGCGGGGTCCTCGGCCTTCCGGCGGGCGTTCGCCGCCTCTGCAGCGGTGCTGGCCGGAGCGCTGCCGGCCGTCGTGACGGCGAGCCCGGCGCTGGCCGAGGGAACCGGCGACGGCTCGGTGCTCGGCTTCGGCGGCGCTCCGTTCCTCGGCGCTCCCGCGGTCGACTCGCTGCGTAGCCCGCTGGTCGGGGTGGCGGCCACGCCGTCGGGGAACGGCTACTGGCTGGTGGCATCCGACGGCGGCATCTTCAACTACGGCGACGCAACCTTCCTCGGCTCCACCGGCGCACTGACGTTGCGCCAACCGATCGTGGGGATGGCCGCCCGCCCGCCGGCCCCGGCGCCGGTCCCCGTCCCGGCCGGCGACACCTCGGTCGCGGTCCCGCCCGCCGATGCGCCTGCCGCCCCGACCGGCTACTGGCTGGTCGCGGCCGACGGCGGGGTGTTCGCCTTCGGTGCCCCCTTCTTCGGGTCCACCGGCAATCTCACGCTGCGCCAGCCCGTGGTGGGCATGGCCACCACGCCCAGCGGCAACGGGTACTGGATGGTTGCCCGCGACGGTGGCGTGTTCTCGTTCGGCGACGCCCCATTCCTCGGGTCGATGGGTGGCGGCCCGATCAACCAGCCGGTGGTGGGCATGGCGGCCACGCCCTCCGGGCAGGGCTACTGGCTGGTCGCCGCCGACGGGGGGCTCTTCGCCTTCGGCGACGCCCAGTTCCTCGGTTCCGCCGTCGGCCAGACCCTGGCCCGACCGGTCACCGCCATGGCCACCACGCCCAGCGGGAACGGCTATCTCATCGCCGGGGGCGACGGCACGGTCTTCCCCTTCGGCGACGCCACCTCCGCCGGTTCGGGCACGGGCAGCCTCGCACCCGGGACGTCGGTCGCAGGCCTGGCCGTCCGCCTGGGAGGCGGCTACTGGTTGGTCGCCGGGCGGCCGGTGCTGCAGCTCGGGGCGGTCGGGCCGGGCGTGGAGAACCTGCAGCGCCGGCTCCTCGCCCTCGGTTTCTGGGGCGTCGTGGACGGCAAGTACGGCACACTCACCACCCAGCAGGTGTACGCCTTCCAGAAGGCGAACGGCCTGCCGCGCGACGGCGTGCTCGACTCGGCCGAGCTCGGCCTCCTGGAGCGGGCCACGCCGGTCGTTCCCCGGCTGAACCAGGGCCGCCAGGTCGAGGTGGACAAGACCCGCCAGATCATCATCGTGTCGGTCGACGGAAAGACCGAGTGGGTGTTCAACACGTCCACGGGCAACGGGCGCCCCTACGGCAACGGCGCGGTGGCGGTGACGCCCGAGGGGCATTTCACCTTCTCCCGCCAGATCGACGGGCTGCGCATCTCGGAGCTGGGAGAGCTGTTCCGTCCGAAGTACTTCGTCGGCGGCTACGCCATCCACGGCTCCCCGAGCGTGCCGCCGTTCCCGGCGTCCCACGGGTGCGTCCGGGTCACCAACGCGGCCATCAACTTCATCTGGGGCGCCAACGTCATCCCGCTCGGGACCCCGGTCTGGGTCTACTCCTGA
- a CDS encoding AMP-binding protein, with protein sequence MPSLVAIEAEGSQRFVAGLLATWDRGDAVLPVDPRLPPPARSAVEDALGAGRPVDDGDALVVATSGSTGMPKGVVLTHDALAAAAKAVSSRLAVDPAADRWHACLPLSHIGGLGVVVRALVTGTPLVVRPSFDAAADASLVSLVPTLLDRLDTSRYRVVLAGGGADWRTRGPNVVHTYGMTETGGGVVFDGVPLDGVDVRVDGTGQLLVRGSGLLRCYRDGTDPKDPDGWLATGDMGTVTADGRVAVHGRREELIVTGGENVWTTDVETVLRAHPGVADVAVAGRPDPEWGERVVAVVVPADPASAPTLAALRSWVKDRRPAFVAPRELVLVDALPRGPGGKVARGRLLDGRPGSPG encoded by the coding sequence GTGCCCTCGCTGGTCGCCATCGAGGCGGAAGGCAGCCAGCGGTTCGTGGCCGGGTTGCTGGCCACGTGGGACCGCGGCGACGCCGTCCTCCCCGTCGACCCCCGCCTCCCGCCGCCGGCCCGGTCGGCCGTGGAGGACGCCCTGGGCGCCGGCCGGCCCGTCGACGACGGCGACGCCCTCGTGGTCGCCACCAGCGGGTCCACCGGCATGCCCAAGGGGGTGGTGCTGACCCACGACGCCCTGGCCGCAGCCGCCAAGGCCGTCTCCTCCCGTCTGGCCGTCGATCCCGCCGCCGACCGGTGGCATGCCTGCCTGCCGCTGTCGCACATCGGCGGGCTCGGGGTGGTCGTGCGGGCCCTCGTGACGGGCACGCCCCTCGTCGTGCGCCCCTCGTTCGACGCGGCGGCGGACGCCAGCCTGGTGTCGCTCGTGCCGACGCTGCTCGACCGGCTGGACACGTCGCGGTACCGGGTGGTGCTGGCGGGCGGGGGCGCCGACTGGCGGACCCGGGGGCCGAACGTCGTGCACACCTACGGGATGACCGAGACCGGTGGCGGCGTGGTGTTCGACGGCGTCCCGCTCGACGGCGTGGACGTCCGGGTCGACGGCACCGGGCAGCTGCTCGTGCGCGGCTCCGGTCTCCTGCGCTGCTACCGCGACGGCACCGACCCCAAGGATCCCGACGGGTGGCTGGCCACCGGGGACATGGGCACGGTGACGGCCGATGGCCGGGTCGCCGTCCACGGGCGGCGGGAAGAGCTCATCGTCACGGGCGGCGAGAACGTGTGGACGACCGACGTGGAGACGGTGCTGCGGGCCCACCCGGGCGTGGCCGACGTGGCGGTGGCGGGACGGCCGGACCCCGAGTGGGGGGAGCGGGTGGTGGCCGTGGTGGTGCCCGCCGACCCGGCGTCGGCGCCGACCCTCGCCGCGCTCCGCTCGTGGGTCAAGGACCGCAGGCCCGCCTTCGTGGCGCCCAGAGAGCTGGTGCTGGTCGACGCCCTCCCCCGCGGACCGGGAGGCAAGGTGGCCCGCGGGCGCCTCCTCGACGGCCGGCCCGGCTCGCCCGGGTGA
- a CDS encoding thioredoxin domain-containing protein, whose translation MANRLGSESSPYLRQHKDNPVDWYPWGGEAFERARVEDKPILLSVGYSACHWCHVMAHESFEDPAVAAVMNQLFVNVKVDREERPDVDAVYMEAVQAMSGQGGWPMTVFLAPDGRPFFGGTYYPKTAWGGRPGFVDLLRAIGDAWAERRAQLLDQAGHLTSSIATRSGALASGTRAVGADLLDGALGALRSEYDAEWGGFGRAPKFPTPTNVELVLRSWRRDRSADSLAMATNTLDAMASGGIYDHVGGGFCRYSVDAFWMVPHFEKMLYDQAGLVRVYLRAFQVTGAPRYRQVVEETVGYVLRDLRSPEGGLYSAEDADSEGEEGKFYVWRHDDVLSAGGPEAVAWYGVTPAGNFEGANILHRPVRGDLVRPPEVEAARRRLFDERQERVRPGLDDKVLTEWNAMFVSALAEAAGALERDDWLAAAVQTGDFLLSSLRRRDDGRWLRSWQRDGGARHLAYAVDHAWLVDAFTRLAEATGEARWIKSARAAADALVDLFADADGPGFFTVGRDAEQLIVRQKDLFDGATPSANAVAAVALLRLSALTGHRAYAEQASGIQAGLADLMAQHPGAFTHLLAAVDMAVTGITEVVVAGKRPDLVDAVQLQYLPNAVLAWGEPYDSPLWEGRPAGAAYVCRDFACRLPAASVEDLLDQLAG comes from the coding sequence ATGGCCAACCGCCTGGGGTCGGAGTCGAGCCCGTACCTGCGCCAGCACAAGGACAATCCCGTGGACTGGTACCCGTGGGGCGGGGAGGCGTTCGAGCGAGCTCGTGTGGAGGACAAGCCGATCCTCCTCTCCGTCGGGTACTCGGCCTGTCACTGGTGCCACGTCATGGCCCACGAGTCGTTCGAGGACCCCGCGGTGGCGGCGGTGATGAACCAGCTGTTCGTCAACGTGAAGGTCGACCGCGAGGAGCGGCCCGACGTGGACGCCGTCTACATGGAGGCGGTCCAGGCCATGAGCGGGCAGGGCGGCTGGCCCATGACGGTGTTCCTCGCTCCTGACGGGCGCCCCTTCTTCGGCGGCACGTATTACCCGAAGACGGCATGGGGCGGACGGCCGGGCTTCGTCGACCTCCTGCGCGCCATCGGCGACGCCTGGGCCGAGCGCCGTGCGCAGCTTCTCGATCAGGCCGGGCACCTCACGTCGTCGATCGCCACCCGCTCCGGCGCCCTCGCCAGCGGCACCCGTGCCGTCGGTGCCGACCTCCTCGACGGCGCGCTCGGCGCCCTGCGCTCCGAATACGACGCGGAGTGGGGCGGGTTCGGGCGCGCGCCCAAGTTCCCGACGCCCACCAACGTGGAGCTGGTGCTGCGCAGTTGGCGGCGCGACCGCAGCGCCGACTCCCTCGCCATGGCGACGAACACGCTCGACGCCATGGCCTCCGGCGGGATCTACGACCACGTGGGCGGGGGCTTCTGCCGATACTCGGTCGACGCCTTCTGGATGGTGCCCCACTTCGAGAAGATGCTCTACGACCAGGCCGGGCTGGTCCGCGTCTACCTGCGCGCCTTCCAGGTCACCGGTGCGCCGCGCTACCGCCAGGTGGTCGAGGAGACGGTGGGCTACGTGCTGCGGGACCTGCGCTCGCCGGAGGGCGGCCTGTACTCGGCCGAGGACGCCGACTCCGAGGGCGAGGAGGGCAAATTCTACGTGTGGCGCCACGACGACGTGCTCTCCGCAGGTGGGCCGGAGGCGGTGGCCTGGTACGGCGTCACCCCGGCCGGGAACTTCGAAGGCGCCAACATCCTGCACCGGCCGGTCCGTGGCGATCTGGTGCGCCCGCCCGAGGTGGAGGCCGCCCGCCGCCGCCTCTTCGACGAGCGCCAGGAGCGGGTGCGCCCGGGGCTCGATGACAAGGTGCTCACCGAGTGGAACGCGATGTTCGTGTCGGCGCTGGCCGAGGCGGCCGGCGCCCTCGAGCGCGACGACTGGCTGGCCGCGGCCGTGCAGACGGGCGACTTCCTCCTCTCGTCGCTGCGCAGGCGCGACGACGGGCGGTGGCTGCGCTCGTGGCAGCGCGACGGCGGTGCCAGGCACCTGGCCTACGCCGTGGACCACGCATGGCTGGTGGACGCCTTCACGCGGCTGGCGGAGGCCACCGGTGAGGCCCGTTGGATCAAAAGCGCCAGGGCTGCGGCCGACGCCCTCGTCGACCTGTTCGCCGACGCCGACGGTCCGGGCTTCTTCACCGTGGGCCGCGACGCCGAGCAGCTCATCGTCCGCCAGAAGGACCTGTTCGACGGCGCCACCCCGTCCGCCAACGCGGTGGCCGCCGTCGCGCTGCTGCGGCTGTCCGCCCTCACCGGCCATCGGGCCTACGCCGAGCAGGCGTCCGGCATCCAGGCCGGGTTGGCCGACCTGATGGCCCAGCACCCCGGCGCCTTCACCCACCTGCTGGCTGCGGTGGACATGGCCGTCACCGGGATCACCGAGGTCGTGGTGGCCGGCAAGCGACCGGACCTGGTCGACGCCGTGCAGCTCCAGTACCTCCCCAATGCCGTGCTGGCATGGGGAGAGCCGTACGACTCGCCGCTGTGGGAGGGCCGGCCGGCCGGAGCCGCCTACGTGTGCCGGGACTTCGCGTGCCGGCTGCCAGCTGCATCCGTCGAAGATCTTCTCGACCAGCTGGCGGGATAG
- the dnaE gene encoding DNA polymerase III subunit alpha — protein sequence MASSFSHLHVHTEFSMLDGAARVKDVIAAAAADGQPAIGITDHGNMYGVLDFYREARAAGITPVIGTEAYMAAESRHERPVRRGRMDDGGGEDGEGDKLYYHLTLLAETTDGYRNLLKLSSAAYLEGYYYKPRLDWELLDRWHHGVIATTGCLGGVVLQALLRGDVAGATALAARLQDIFGRDSLFVELQDHGLAKQHKTNPQLIDIARTIGAPLLATNDSHYTHRADAVAHDALLCVQTGATLADEKRFRFEGDEHYLKSAAEMRTLFAEVPDACDNTLRIAERARVEIEFGNPRLPRFPLPEAFADDDAYLRHMAYAGARERYGNELPGAVVERLEHELRIISDMGFSAYFLVVWDLIRHARERSIRVGPGRGSAAGCCVAYCLRIVDLDPIRYDLLFERFLNPGRKQMPDIDMDFDERYRGEMIRYAAERYGSDHVANVVTFSTIKARAAVRDAARVLGYPYIVGDKVAKAMPPLIMGRDTPLAACLDEVPGHADGYKMAADLRTMYDTDPDARKVIEVARGLEGLRRQDGIHAAAVVITDRALTEYLPIQRKPDPGGDPADAPIVTQYEMHGVEELGLLKMDFLGLRNLSVIERALDIVEAATGTRPDIDNVPLDDERTLEMLRQGRSIGVFQLEGGPMRALMRSLAPTSFDDVAALVALYRPGPMAANMHNDFADRKNGRKPVKCLHPDLEEMLADTHGLMIYQEQVMRVAQRFAGYSLEEADNLRKACGKKIRALIALEREKFVAGCEAKGYGQELGTKLFDDIEPFADYAFNKSHSFGYGLVAYQTAWLKANHPVAYLAALLTSVKDDKDKTAVYLSECRSMGIKVLVPDVNVSSSDFCALDDAIPFGLSAIRNVGEGLVERIVTERESSGPFTDFYDFCERVDPIVLNKRSVESLVKAGAFDSLGHPRKGLCHVFEQIIDRTLARRRERELGVMSLFSGDPGDGAASGAAGFDDTRVPVPDIEFDKSQKLAFEKEMLGLYISDHPLLGVEAGLRRHADATIAEVRDLRDGEIRCVGGVITGLNRKYTKKGDLMATFFLEDLESAIECWVFPRTMLDFGYKLEDDAIVCVKGRVDTRDDLPKLTCLDVQRPELSATGTSEVRIRLPLHSLSETRVDQLKRLLVDHPGTSPVLLLVGDKVLRLTDDFRVDDGNGLMAEIRVLLGPNAVVG from the coding sequence GTGGCGAGCTCCTTCTCCCACCTCCACGTGCACACCGAGTTCTCCATGCTCGACGGTGCAGCCCGGGTGAAGGACGTGATCGCCGCCGCCGCCGCCGACGGGCAGCCGGCCATCGGGATCACCGACCACGGCAACATGTACGGCGTCCTCGACTTCTACCGCGAGGCCCGCGCCGCCGGCATCACGCCGGTGATCGGCACGGAGGCGTACATGGCGGCGGAGAGCCGCCACGAGCGGCCCGTCCGGCGGGGCCGCATGGACGACGGGGGCGGCGAGGACGGTGAGGGCGACAAGCTCTACTACCACCTCACGCTGCTGGCCGAGACGACCGATGGCTACAGGAACCTCCTCAAGCTGTCGAGCGCCGCCTACCTGGAGGGCTACTACTACAAGCCCCGCCTCGACTGGGAGCTCCTGGACCGCTGGCACCACGGCGTCATCGCCACCACGGGCTGCCTGGGCGGAGTCGTGCTCCAGGCCCTGCTGCGGGGGGACGTGGCCGGCGCAACGGCGCTGGCCGCCCGCCTCCAGGACATCTTCGGCAGGGACAGCCTGTTCGTGGAGCTCCAGGACCACGGTCTGGCCAAGCAGCACAAGACCAACCCGCAGCTGATCGACATCGCCCGCACCATCGGGGCGCCCCTCCTCGCCACCAACGACAGCCACTACACGCACCGGGCCGACGCGGTGGCCCACGATGCCCTCCTGTGCGTGCAGACCGGCGCCACGCTGGCCGACGAGAAGCGCTTCCGCTTCGAAGGCGACGAGCACTACCTCAAGTCGGCGGCCGAGATGCGGACCCTGTTCGCCGAGGTGCCCGACGCCTGCGACAACACCCTGCGCATCGCCGAGCGGGCCCGGGTCGAGATCGAGTTCGGCAACCCGAGGCTGCCCCGCTTCCCGCTCCCCGAGGCGTTCGCCGACGACGACGCGTACCTCCGGCACATGGCGTACGCCGGCGCGCGCGAGCGTTACGGCAACGAGCTGCCCGGAGCCGTCGTGGAGCGGCTGGAGCACGAGCTGCGGATCATCTCCGACATGGGCTTCTCGGCCTACTTCCTCGTCGTGTGGGATCTCATCCGCCACGCCCGTGAGCGGAGCATCCGGGTGGGACCGGGCCGGGGCTCGGCGGCCGGGTGCTGCGTGGCCTACTGCCTGCGCATCGTCGACCTCGACCCCATCCGCTACGACCTGCTGTTCGAGCGCTTCCTCAATCCGGGCCGCAAGCAGATGCCCGACATCGACATGGACTTCGACGAGCGCTACCGCGGCGAGATGATCCGCTACGCGGCCGAGCGCTACGGGTCCGACCACGTGGCCAACGTCGTCACGTTCTCCACCATCAAGGCACGGGCCGCCGTGCGCGACGCGGCCCGGGTCCTCGGCTACCCCTACATCGTGGGCGACAAGGTCGCCAAGGCCATGCCGCCGCTGATCATGGGCCGCGACACGCCCCTGGCCGCCTGCCTCGACGAGGTGCCCGGGCACGCCGACGGCTACAAGATGGCGGCCGACCTGCGCACCATGTACGACACCGATCCCGACGCCCGCAAGGTCATCGAGGTGGCCCGCGGCCTGGAGGGCCTACGCCGCCAGGACGGCATCCACGCCGCCGCCGTGGTCATCACCGACCGGGCGCTCACCGAGTACCTGCCCATCCAGCGCAAGCCCGACCCGGGCGGGGACCCGGCCGACGCGCCCATCGTGACCCAGTACGAGATGCACGGCGTCGAGGAGCTGGGCCTGCTGAAGATGGACTTCCTCGGCCTGCGCAACCTGAGCGTGATCGAGCGCGCCCTCGACATCGTGGAGGCGGCCACCGGCACCCGACCCGACATCGACAACGTGCCCCTCGACGACGAGCGCACGCTGGAGATGCTGCGCCAGGGGCGCTCCATCGGCGTGTTCCAGCTGGAGGGCGGACCCATGCGCGCCCTCATGCGGTCTCTGGCGCCCACCTCCTTCGACGACGTGGCTGCCCTCGTCGCCCTGTACCGCCCCGGGCCCATGGCGGCCAACATGCACAACGACTTCGCCGATCGCAAGAACGGTCGCAAGCCGGTGAAGTGCCTCCACCCCGATCTCGAGGAGATGCTGGCCGACACGCACGGCCTGATGATCTACCAGGAGCAGGTGATGCGGGTCGCCCAGCGCTTCGCCGGCTACTCGCTGGAAGAGGCCGACAACCTCCGCAAGGCGTGCGGCAAGAAGATCCGCGCCCTCATCGCCCTGGAGCGGGAGAAGTTCGTCGCCGGCTGCGAGGCCAAGGGCTACGGCCAGGAGCTCGGCACCAAGCTGTTCGACGACATCGAGCCCTTCGCCGACTACGCGTTCAACAAGAGCCACTCGTTCGGCTACGGGCTCGTCGCGTACCAGACGGCCTGGCTCAAGGCCAACCACCCGGTCGCGTACCTCGCCGCACTGCTCACGTCGGTCAAGGACGACAAGGACAAGACGGCCGTGTACCTGTCGGAGTGCCGGTCGATGGGCATCAAGGTGCTGGTCCCGGACGTCAACGTGTCGTCGTCCGACTTCTGTGCCCTCGACGACGCCATCCCGTTCGGGCTGTCGGCCATCCGGAACGTGGGGGAGGGCCTGGTCGAGCGCATCGTGACCGAGCGGGAGTCGAGCGGGCCGTTCACCGACTTCTACGACTTCTGCGAGCGGGTCGATCCCATCGTGCTCAACAAGCGCTCGGTGGAATCGCTCGTCAAGGCAGGGGCGTTCGACTCGCTCGGCCATCCCCGCAAGGGTCTGTGCCATGTCTTCGAGCAGATCATCGACCGCACCCTCGCCCGCCGGCGCGAGCGCGAGCTCGGGGTGATGAGCCTGTTCTCGGGGGACCCGGGCGACGGCGCGGCGTCGGGCGCAGCCGGGTTCGACGACACACGCGTGCCGGTGCCGGACATCGAGTTCGACAAGTCGCAGAAGCTCGCCTTCGAGAAGGAGATGCTCGGGCTGTACATCAGCGACCACCCGCTGCTCGGCGTGGAGGCGGGCCTGCGCCGCCATGCCGACGCCACCATCGCCGAGGTCCGCGACCTGCGCGACGGCGAGATCCGCTGCGTGGGCGGCGTCATCACCGGCCTGAACCGCAAGTACACCAAAAAGGGCGACCTGATGGCGACCTTCTTCCTGGAGGACCTCGAGTCGGCCATCGAGTGCTGGGTGTTCCCCCGCACCATGCTCGATTTCGGCTACAAGCTGGAAGACGACGCCATCGTGTGCGTGAAGGGCCGGGTCGACACGCGGGACGACCTCCCGAAGCTCACCTGCCTCGACGTGCAGCGCCCCGAGCTGTCGGCCACGGGCACGTCGGAGGTCCGGATCCGCCTGCCCCTCCACTCGCTCTCCGAGACGCGGGTCGACCAGCTCAAGCGGCTGCTGGTCGACCACCCCGGCACGTCGCCGGTGCTGTTGCTGGTGGGCGACAAGGTGCTCCGCCTCACCGACGACTTCCGTGTCGACGACGGCAACGGTCTCATGGCCGAGATCCGCGTGCTGCTCGGCCCCAACGCCGTCGTGGGGTGA